The Glycine soja cultivar W05 chromosome 3, ASM419377v2, whole genome shotgun sequence genome window below encodes:
- the LOC114406009 gene encoding uncharacterized protein LOC114406009, whose protein sequence is MDSRRRSKKAAMQRKLQQLRSVTNSSAVNKASIIVDATRYIEELKQKVDGLNSELGTAESSISQDELPMVTVETLERGFLINVFSERNCPGMLAAILDAFEELGLDVLDARVSCEDTFQLEAVGGESQENESIDAQVVKQAVLQAIQNMN, encoded by the exons ATGGATTCTAGGCGGCGTAGTAAAAAAGCAGCTATGCAACGCAAGTTGCAACAACTTCGATCGGTTACAAATTCCAGTGCT GTGAACAAAGCCTCAATTATTGTGGATGCCACCAGATACATAGAGGAGCTGAAGCAAAAAGTTGATGGGTTGAACTCAGAGCTTGGAACCGCTGAATCATCCATCTCCCAAGACGAACTTCCCATG GTCACCGTAGAAACCCTAGAAAGGGGATTCCTCATTAATGTGTTTTCAGAAAGGAATTGCCCCGGTATGCTTGCGGCAATACTCGACGCCTTTGAAGAACTGGGACTTGATGTGCTTGATGCTAGGGTTTCTTGCGAAGACACCTTCCAGCTTGAAGCTGTCGGAGGAGAA AGTCAAGAGAATGAAAGCATCGACGCGCAAGTAGTGAAGCAAGCAGTGCTTCAAGCAATCCAAAACATGAATTAG